A DNA window from Citrobacter tructae contains the following coding sequences:
- the cyoA gene encoding cytochrome o ubiquinol oxidase subunit II yields MRLRKYNKSLGWLSLIAGTALLSGCNSALLDPKGQIGLEQRSLILTAFGLMLIVVIPAILMAVGFAWKYRASNKDAKYSPNWSHSNKVEAVVWTVPILIIIFLAVLTWKTTHALEPSKPLAHDEKPITIEVVSMDWKWFFIYPEQGIATVNEIAFPANTPVEFKVTSNSVMNSFFIPRLGSQIYAMAGMQTRLHLIANEVGTYDGISASYSGPGFSGMKFKAIATKDRAEFDQWVAKAKQSTNTMSDMAAFEKVAAPSEYNQVEYFSNVKPDLFKDVINKFMAHGKSMDMAKPEGEHSAHEGMEGMDMSHAESAH; encoded by the coding sequence ATGAGACTCAGGAAATACAATAAAAGTTTGGGATGGTTGTCATTAATTGCAGGCACTGCATTACTCAGTGGCTGTAATTCTGCGCTGCTTGACCCTAAAGGACAGATTGGACTGGAACAACGTTCATTGATACTGACGGCATTTGGCCTGATGTTGATTGTCGTTATTCCTGCCATCTTGATGGCTGTTGGTTTTGCCTGGAAGTACCGTGCAAGCAATAAAGATGCAAAGTACAGCCCGAACTGGTCACACTCCAATAAAGTGGAAGCTGTGGTCTGGACGGTGCCGATTCTGATCATCATTTTCCTTGCTGTACTGACCTGGAAAACCACTCACGCACTTGAGCCAAGCAAGCCGCTGGCGCATGACGAGAAGCCCATTACCATCGAAGTGGTTTCCATGGACTGGAAATGGTTCTTCATCTATCCGGAACAAGGTATCGCTACCGTGAATGAAATCGCCTTCCCGGCGAACACTCCGGTTGAATTCAAAGTGACATCAAACTCCGTGATGAACTCTTTCTTCATCCCACGTCTGGGTAGCCAGATTTATGCCATGGCCGGTATGCAGACTCGACTGCATCTGATCGCCAACGAAGTCGGTACTTATGATGGTATCTCCGCAAGCTATAGCGGACCTGGCTTCTCCGGCATGAAGTTCAAGGCTATCGCAACAAAGGACCGCGCCGAATTCGACCAATGGGTTGCTAAAGCTAAACAGTCCACGAACACCATGAGTGATATGGCTGCGTTCGAAAAAGTGGCTGCGCCAAGCGAATACAACCAGGTGGAATACTTCTCCAACGTGAAACCCGATTTGTTTAAAGATGTTATTAACAAATTTATGGCTCACGGTAAGAGCATGGACATGGCCAAACCAGAAGGTGAGCACAGCGCACACGAAGGAATGGAAGGCATGGACATGAGCCACGCGGAATCCGCTCACTAA
- the cyoB gene encoding cytochrome o ubiquinol oxidase subunit I, producing MFGKLTLDAVPFHEPIVMVTIAAIIIGGAALLGLITYFGKWTYLWKEWLTSVDHKRLGIMYVIVAIVMLIRGFADAIMMRSQQALASAGEAGFLPPHHYDQIFTAHGVIMIFFVAMPFVIGLMNLVVPLQIGARDVAFPFLNNLSFWFTVVGVILVNLSLGVGEFAQTGWLAYPPLSGIEYSPSVGVDYWIWAVQLSGIGTTLTGINFFVTIIKMRAPGMTMFKMPVFTWASLCANILIIASFPILTVTVALLTLDRYLGTHFFTNDMGGNMMMYINLIWAWGHPEVYILVLPVFGVFSEIAATFSRKRLFGYTSLVWATVCITVLSFVVWLHHFFTMGAGANVNAFFGITTMIIAIPTGVKIFNWLFTMYQGRIVFHSAMLWTIGFIVTFSVGGMTGVLLAVPGADFVLHNSLFLIAHFHNVIIGGVVFGCFAGMTYWWPKAFGFTLNETWGKRAFWLWIIGFFVAFMPLYVLGFMGMTRRLSQQIDPQFHPMLVVAACGAALIALGILCQLIQIYVSIRDREQNRDLTGDPWGGRTLEWATSSPPPFYNFAVVPHVHERDAFWEMKEKGEAYKQPAHYEEIHMPKNSGAGIVITAFATLFGFAMIWHIWWLAIASFAGMIISWIVKSFDEDVDYYVPVPEVEKLENQHFDEITKAGLKNGN from the coding sequence ATGTTCGGAAAATTGACACTGGATGCAGTCCCGTTCCATGAACCAATCGTCATGGTTACGATCGCTGCCATTATCATCGGTGGAGCGGCCTTACTGGGCCTTATCACTTACTTCGGTAAGTGGACCTACCTGTGGAAAGAGTGGCTGACTTCGGTTGACCACAAACGCCTTGGCATCATGTATGTCATCGTCGCAATCGTCATGTTGATTCGTGGTTTTGCCGACGCCATCATGATGCGTAGTCAGCAAGCGCTGGCTTCCGCAGGTGAAGCAGGCTTCCTGCCACCGCACCACTACGACCAGATCTTCACGGCTCACGGCGTGATCATGATCTTCTTCGTCGCAATGCCATTTGTTATCGGTCTGATGAACCTGGTGGTTCCACTGCAGATCGGCGCGCGTGACGTTGCCTTCCCATTCCTGAACAACCTGAGCTTCTGGTTCACCGTTGTCGGCGTTATCCTGGTTAACCTGTCTCTGGGCGTAGGTGAGTTCGCACAGACCGGTTGGCTGGCGTACCCGCCGCTCTCGGGAATAGAGTACAGTCCAAGCGTTGGGGTTGATTATTGGATATGGGCGGTGCAGTTGTCCGGTATTGGTACAACCTTAACCGGTATCAACTTCTTTGTGACCATCATTAAGATGCGTGCACCAGGTATGACGATGTTCAAGATGCCGGTATTTACCTGGGCATCTCTGTGCGCCAACATCCTGATTATCGCTTCTTTCCCAATCCTGACGGTTACCGTCGCGTTGCTAACCCTGGATCGCTATCTGGGCACCCATTTCTTTACCAACGATATGGGCGGCAACATGATGATGTACATCAACCTGATTTGGGCCTGGGGCCATCCGGAAGTGTACATTCTGGTTCTGCCGGTCTTCGGGGTGTTCTCCGAAATCGCTGCAACCTTCTCGCGTAAACGCCTGTTTGGCTACACCTCGCTGGTGTGGGCAACCGTGTGTATTACCGTTCTGTCGTTCGTTGTTTGGCTGCACCACTTCTTCACCATGGGTGCAGGCGCTAACGTTAACGCCTTCTTCGGTATTACCACTATGATCATCGCCATCCCGACCGGGGTGAAGATCTTCAACTGGCTGTTCACCATGTACCAAGGCCGTATCGTATTCCACTCAGCGATGCTGTGGACGATTGGCTTTATCGTGACCTTCTCAGTCGGCGGTATGACCGGCGTACTGCTGGCGGTTCCGGGTGCGGACTTCGTGCTGCACAACAGCCTGTTCCTTATTGCCCACTTCCATAACGTTATCATCGGCGGCGTCGTATTTGGTTGCTTCGCTGGTATGACTTACTGGTGGCCAAAAGCGTTTGGCTTCACGCTGAACGAAACGTGGGGCAAACGCGCATTCTGGTTGTGGATCATCGGCTTCTTCGTGGCATTTATGCCGCTGTACGTGCTGGGCTTTATGGGTATGACCCGTCGTCTCAGCCAGCAGATTGACCCGCAGTTCCACCCGATGTTGGTCGTTGCCGCCTGTGGCGCCGCGCTGATTGCACTGGGTATTCTGTGCCAGCTGATTCAGATCTACGTTTCTATTCGCGACCGCGAGCAGAACCGTGACCTGACCGGTGACCCATGGGGTGGCCGTACGCTGGAGTGGGCAACCTCTTCCCCGCCCCCATTCTATAACTTTGCCGTTGTGCCACACGTTCACGAGCGTGATGCCTTCTGGGAAATGAAAGAAAAAGGTGAAGCGTACAAGCAGCCTGCGCACTATGAAGAAATTCATATGCCGAAGAATAGCGGTGCCGGTATCGTCATTACCGCCTTCGCAACACTGTTTGGTTTCGCCATGATCTGGCATATCTGGTGGCTCGCGATCGCAAGCTTCGCTGGCATGATTATCAGCTGGATTGTGAAAAGCTTTGATGAAGACGTGGATTACTACGTGCCGGTCCCGGAAGTCGAAAAACTGGAAAATCAGCATTTCGACGAGATTACTAAGGCAGGGCTGAAAAATGGCAACTGA